A region of Rhizobium sp. CCGE531 DNA encodes the following proteins:
- a CDS encoding IS701 family transposase: MNGLSGRSESDFADYVERLVDVIGHADRAEPLKDYCLGLMLPVERKSVEPLAAVTAPARVSSKHQSLLHFVGQAPWSDEALLRRIGDLVLPLIERHGPIEAWIVDDTGFPKKGRHSVGVARQYCGQLGKQDNCQVAVSLSIANVAASLPIAYRLYLPEIWADDAERRRKAKIPDSVAFQTKPAIALEQIRAAQAAGVAPGVVLADAGYGVDGAFRAGLSALGLDYVVGVQPTLSVWRPGEGPLPPEPWRGKGRPTSLMRRSPEHSPISAKALAQELPQDAWQIIGWREGTNTDLNSRFAAVRVRPASRDYKLTEPRAEEWLLIEWPEGDAEPLKYWLSTLPAAASLAKLVSTAKLRWRIERDYQELKQELGLGHYEGRGWRGFHHHASLCIAAYGFLISQRETIPPSAPPETKNRPQSGLPQGYRPRGAPDPTRATRVEFDRHNPKALDRRTQSQPPAMSMLLPDEGSIKSTNL; the protein is encoded by the coding sequence ATGAATGGCCTGAGCGGAAGAAGTGAATCAGACTTTGCGGATTATGTCGAGAGGCTTGTCGATGTGATCGGCCATGCCGATCGGGCAGAGCCGCTGAAGGATTACTGCCTTGGCCTCATGCTGCCGGTGGAGCGCAAGAGTGTCGAGCCTCTGGCAGCGGTAACGGCACCGGCGAGGGTTTCGTCCAAGCATCAGTCGTTACTGCATTTCGTCGGTCAGGCGCCGTGGTCGGACGAGGCGCTTCTGCGGCGGATTGGCGATTTGGTGCTGCCGCTGATCGAGCGACATGGGCCGATCGAGGCGTGGATTGTAGATGACACCGGCTTTCCCAAGAAGGGCAGGCATTCGGTCGGGGTGGCGCGGCAATATTGTGGCCAACTCGGCAAGCAGGACAACTGCCAAGTCGCGGTCAGCTTGTCGATCGCCAACGTCGCAGCGAGCTTGCCGATTGCCTACCGGCTGTATCTACCCGAGATCTGGGCCGACGATGCCGAGCGGCGGCGCAAGGCGAAGATCCCTGACAGCGTCGCATTCCAGACCAAACCGGCCATCGCGCTGGAGCAGATCCGAGCCGCCCAGGCAGCCGGAGTGGCGCCCGGTGTGGTGTTGGCCGATGCCGGCTATGGCGTGGACGGCGCATTCCGCGCCGGCCTGTCGGCACTCGGCCTCGACTATGTCGTGGGCGTGCAGCCGACACTCAGCGTCTGGCGACCCGGCGAGGGACCATTGCCACCCGAGCCCTGGCGCGGAAAGGGGCGGCCAACCTCGCTGATGCGCCGCAGCCCCGAGCACAGCCCGATATCGGCCAAGGCGTTGGCGCAGGAACTGCCGCAAGATGCCTGGCAGATCATCGGCTGGCGGGAAGGAACCAACACTGACCTCAACTCTCGCTTCGCCGCCGTGCGCGTCAGGCCCGCGTCCAGGGATTACAAATTGACCGAGCCCCGCGCCGAGGAATGGCTGCTGATCGAATGGCCCGAGGGTGATGCCGAACCACTCAAATACTGGCTCTCCACTCTCCCGGCCGCCGCTTCGCTCGCAAAGCTCGTCAGCACCGCCAAGCTGCGCTGGCGCATCGAGCGCGACTATCAGGAACTCAAACAGGAACTCGGGCTCGGCCACTATGAGGGACGCGGTTGGCGCGGCTTCCATCATCATGCAAGCCTCTGCATTGCCGCTTACGGATTCCTCATCTCCCAAAGGGAGACGATTCCCCCCTCAGCGCCGCCCGAAACCAAAAACCGCCCGCAATCTGGCCTTCCCCAGGGTTATCGACCCCGCGGAGCCCCCGATCCGACCCGAGCGACACGTGTCGAATTCGATCGCCACAATCCGAAGGCACTTGACCGTCGCACTCAGTCGCAACCTCCAGCGATGTCCATGCTGCTCCCGGATGAAGGATCGATAAAATCCACAAATTTGTGA
- a CDS encoding LysR family transcriptional regulator: MRFNGLDLNLLVALDALMSERNLTAAARSINLSQPAMSAAVARLRTFFQDELFTIAGREFIPTPRAESLAPALRDALLHVQLSIISREPFDPAQSDRRFKVILSDYVALVFFEKVVERAAREAPAVSFEFRPPGDDTDDLLRRGDVDLLILPEVFASNTHPRAGLFDDVHVCVGCTSNKQLEEPFTFERYMSMGHVVVKFGNVRRPGIEEWYLLEYGHKRRIDVVVHGFSMIPPMVSGNERIGTMPLRLAQHFAKTIPLQIVELPLPLLLPFTEAVQWPALHNSDPASLWIRELLFKEASHMISPPGAAEPHMHRISTGPDRLTCDRRT; the protein is encoded by the coding sequence ATGCGGTTCAATGGCCTTGATCTCAATCTTCTGGTTGCGCTCGACGCCCTGATGAGCGAACGTAATCTGACGGCGGCGGCGCGCAGCATTAACCTGAGCCAGCCAGCCATGAGCGCGGCGGTCGCACGGCTGCGCACCTTCTTCCAAGATGAGCTGTTTACGATCGCTGGGCGCGAATTTATCCCCACACCTAGGGCAGAAAGCCTGGCACCCGCCTTGCGAGATGCTCTGCTCCATGTTCAGCTCTCCATTATTTCCAGAGAGCCGTTTGACCCCGCCCAATCGGATCGTCGCTTCAAAGTTATCCTTTCCGATTACGTCGCGCTCGTATTTTTCGAAAAAGTCGTTGAGCGCGCGGCGCGGGAAGCTCCTGCTGTCAGCTTCGAATTTCGGCCCCCGGGCGATGACACTGATGATTTACTCCGGCGCGGCGACGTCGATCTTCTCATTTTGCCGGAAGTGTTCGCGTCGAACACCCATCCCCGAGCAGGGCTGTTCGATGATGTCCACGTGTGCGTAGGCTGCACCTCGAACAAGCAACTGGAAGAGCCGTTTACGTTCGAGAGATACATGTCGATGGGACACGTTGTGGTCAAGTTTGGGAATGTCCGTAGGCCTGGCATCGAGGAATGGTATTTGCTCGAATATGGTCACAAGAGACGCATCGACGTCGTCGTGCATGGCTTCAGCATGATCCCGCCGATGGTTTCGGGCAACGAACGCATAGGAACCATGCCCTTACGGCTGGCGCAGCATTTCGCAAAAACCATACCCCTGCAAATCGTTGAGCTTCCGCTACCACTACTCCTTCCGTTCACCGAAGCCGTACAATGGCCCGCTCTGCACAATAGTGATCCGGCAAGCCTCTGGATACGCGAACTCTTATTCAAGGAGGCGTCCCACATGATTTCGCCGCCGGGCGCGGCCGAACCTCATATGCACCGGATTAGCACCGGCCCTGACCGGCTCACCTGCGATCGGCGAACTTGA
- a CDS encoding NodA family N-acyltransferase, producing MRADVQWKLCWENELQLSDHVELAEFFRKTYGPTGAFNAKPFQGSQSWAGARPELRAIAYDSIGVAAHLGLLRRFIKVDGVDLLVAELGLYGVRPDLEGLGIAHSIQVMLPTLQKFQVPFAFGTVRPELRKHIERFGRHSPLTVVSQVSVRSTLPHARIDLPPTRVEDPLVIIMPIGQPISAWPAGTMIDRNGPEL from the coding sequence ATGCGCGCAGACGTGCAGTGGAAATTGTGCTGGGAAAATGAGTTGCAACTCTCCGATCATGTCGAACTCGCCGAGTTCTTTCGGAAGACATACGGGCCGACTGGCGCGTTTAATGCAAAGCCGTTCCAAGGCAGTCAAAGCTGGGCCGGAGCAAGACCGGAGCTTCGTGCGATCGCGTACGACTCGATCGGTGTTGCGGCCCATCTGGGCTTGCTGCGCCGCTTCATCAAAGTTGACGGGGTAGACCTTTTGGTGGCTGAGCTAGGTTTATATGGAGTGCGTCCGGATCTCGAGGGGCTCGGCATCGCCCATTCGATTCAGGTTATGCTTCCCACATTGCAGAAGTTTCAAGTTCCATTCGCCTTCGGTACGGTTCGACCCGAGCTGCGGAAACACATTGAAAGATTCGGCCGACACAGTCCACTGACTGTTGTGTCGCAGGTGAGCGTACGATCTACGCTGCCACACGCACGCATCGACTTGCCGCCCACCCGTGTCGAGGATCCGCTTGTCATCATTATGCCGATTGGACAGCCCATCTCCGCCTGGCCAGCCGGTACGATGATCGACCGGAACGGACCGGAGTTATGA
- a CDS encoding aquaporin, with product MNRYFCELLGTFALIFFGCGTLVFMRSEVGPLGVALAFGMTVVAMAYAIGPVSGAHLNPAVSLGFLVSRRFGLWDFLAYVLAQSAGAIAAAGALYVIAMDKVGGYDIAVEGFAQNGWGAYGVRSVFLFEFISTFLFVTVFLKSTTEEGAGTVAGFAIGLTLVAIHLAGISVSGASVNPARSLGPALFAGETARSQLWLYIIAPMLGAVAAGLLQLTEVLAFRPTSNSLKRNGATLAGRSRADAARHFQPRP from the coding sequence ATGAATAGATATTTTTGCGAATTACTAGGAACGTTTGCGCTCATTTTCTTCGGCTGCGGCACACTCGTCTTTATGCGTTCCGAGGTGGGCCCCCTCGGTGTCGCTCTTGCCTTCGGGATGACAGTGGTGGCGATGGCCTACGCGATTGGCCCAGTATCAGGCGCTCATCTCAATCCCGCGGTCAGCCTCGGTTTTCTTGTTTCGCGACGGTTTGGACTGTGGGACTTCCTCGCGTATGTCTTGGCTCAAAGTGCGGGGGCTATAGCGGCCGCAGGCGCTCTCTATGTGATAGCCATGGACAAAGTCGGTGGCTACGACATTGCCGTAGAAGGTTTCGCCCAAAACGGCTGGGGAGCTTATGGGGTCAGATCTGTGTTCCTGTTTGAGTTCATCTCCACGTTCCTGTTTGTAACGGTATTTCTCAAAAGCACCACCGAGGAAGGGGCGGGCACTGTCGCAGGTTTTGCAATTGGTCTTACCTTAGTCGCAATCCATCTGGCCGGCATTTCGGTTTCGGGTGCTTCTGTAAACCCTGCACGGTCGCTCGGCCCGGCGCTCTTTGCAGGGGAGACGGCGCGCTCACAGCTCTGGCTCTATATAATTGCACCGATGCTCGGTGCTGTTGCGGCGGGCCTTCTGCAACTCACTGAAGTTCTCGCGTTTCGACCAACAAGCAACTCGCTGAAGCGCAATGGCGCTACTCTTGCAGGGCGAAGTAGAGCTGATGCAGCTCGCCACTTCCAACCGCGCCCCTGA
- a CDS encoding phasin produces the protein MSTKVSERSFETIENSASSPLKVADQIGASVEKGNKQLTEAFFKFASSAEEAQKILTPIFETATLAGRELSLKSVAALQANAVAGFSHLQALFGANSPSQVFELQSAFLHKRVDTSIENAKEFRALASKAVAEIAKPINNAFDKFLADLKAV, from the coding sequence ATGAGCACCAAGGTTTCAGAAAGGTCCTTTGAAACAATCGAAAATTCAGCATCATCGCCTCTGAAGGTGGCCGATCAAATCGGGGCATCCGTAGAAAAGGGGAACAAACAGTTGACCGAAGCTTTCTTTAAATTCGCGTCGAGCGCTGAAGAGGCGCAAAAAATACTCACTCCGATCTTCGAAACCGCAACGCTGGCCGGCCGCGAATTGTCGCTTAAGTCCGTCGCTGCGTTGCAGGCGAATGCGGTGGCCGGTTTCTCGCATTTGCAAGCGTTGTTCGGCGCGAACTCGCCGTCACAAGTCTTCGAACTCCAATCGGCGTTCCTGCACAAGCGCGTAGACACCAGCATCGAGAATGCCAAGGAATTCCGGGCACTGGCGAGCAAGGCAGTGGCTGAGATCGCCAAGCCGATCAACAATGCATTTGACAAATTTTTGGCGGACCTCAAGGCAGTATAA
- a CDS encoding DUF982 domain-containing protein: MPITDVSWTRLVTIRLQCGLERTFAGVYDALDFLENEWPLRYGERHQRAIRTCRGALNGGVAAVVAREAFMAACLEAGMVAPLKAKPNAHPGRIARRALVQ, from the coding sequence ATGCCGATAACCGATGTCTCCTGGACTCGTCTGGTCACTATCCGACTGCAGTGTGGTCTTGAGCGGACGTTTGCGGGCGTTTACGATGCTTTGGATTTTCTCGAAAACGAATGGCCATTGCGTTATGGCGAGCGCCATCAGCGTGCCATCAGGACCTGTCGCGGTGCCCTCAATGGCGGCGTAGCCGCCGTCGTTGCACGAGAGGCATTCATGGCCGCTTGCCTCGAAGCCGGCATGGTGGCCCCTTTGAAAGCCAAGCCGAACGCCCACCCGGGACGAATCGCTCGGCGGGCTCTCGTCCAATGA
- a CDS encoding ROK family transcriptional regulator, translating to MKFENQPSYSLGQRGPNKDTLAGESGNVRLVSQSTLGEINRGRVLQALYDNGPKSRAELARLAGVNRTTITGIVQPMIEEGLLVEGDAVPSDFKGGKPARPIYFNPEAPMLGAVLLLPGRIQTCLVTLSGDIKALTKAQFDPHGDRGAFLAIIKDTLSATLSQAHQAPFGIGIASGGMIDSDNGVILAVNLAPVLTGLHLVDILQAHFSLPVVIDHHPRALLVGDRWFGPGRGQQNFAAIYTGEVLGGAFYIDGRVYRGLAGSGGELGHTVVQIDGELCNCGKHGCWETVAALPWLRREAARLGFANPESVTCARLVKEAAEGAEAANGLLDRYTRNVAFGILNLQQTLSLNSYVLHGDIAGGGADAAERVRQHVERLVKKRPNQEISITLNGIGEGHTALRGAAGLVLSSHLKLVI from the coding sequence TTGAAGTTCGAGAATCAGCCATCCTATTCGCTGGGGCAGCGCGGTCCCAACAAGGACACGCTTGCTGGCGAAAGTGGCAATGTAAGGCTCGTTTCGCAGTCGACCCTCGGCGAGATCAATCGCGGTCGGGTGCTGCAGGCGTTGTACGACAACGGTCCGAAAAGCCGCGCCGAGCTTGCCCGTCTGGCGGGCGTCAATCGCACGACGATCACGGGAATCGTCCAGCCGATGATCGAGGAGGGCCTGCTCGTCGAAGGCGACGCAGTGCCCTCAGACTTCAAGGGCGGTAAGCCGGCGCGTCCGATCTATTTCAATCCTGAAGCACCAATGCTAGGCGCCGTGCTTCTCTTGCCCGGCAGGATCCAGACATGCCTTGTGACGCTCAGCGGCGATATCAAAGCCCTCACCAAAGCGCAATTCGATCCGCATGGCGATAGGGGTGCGTTCCTGGCGATCATCAAGGACACCTTGTCCGCGACGCTTTCCCAAGCCCACCAGGCACCGTTCGGGATCGGCATCGCCTCGGGGGGCATGATCGACAGCGACAACGGGGTGATCCTCGCCGTCAATCTTGCGCCCGTTCTGACTGGCCTCCACTTGGTCGATATCCTGCAGGCGCATTTCTCATTGCCTGTTGTCATCGACCATCATCCGCGCGCGCTTCTCGTTGGCGACCGGTGGTTCGGGCCGGGACGGGGCCAACAAAACTTCGCGGCGATCTATACCGGTGAGGTATTGGGCGGCGCTTTCTACATCGACGGACGGGTCTACCGGGGCCTTGCCGGCTCCGGCGGCGAACTAGGCCATACCGTCGTGCAAATCGATGGGGAACTCTGCAATTGCGGCAAGCACGGATGCTGGGAAACAGTCGCCGCCCTACCCTGGCTGCGGCGTGAAGCGGCCCGACTTGGCTTCGCAAACCCTGAAAGCGTCACCTGTGCTCGCCTCGTCAAAGAGGCAGCAGAAGGCGCCGAAGCTGCGAATGGTCTGCTGGACCGCTATACCAGAAACGTCGCCTTCGGGATCCTCAACCTGCAGCAGACCCTGTCACTCAACTCCTATGTGCTGCATGGGGACATTGCAGGCGGCGGCGCGGACGCGGCCGAACGCGTCAGGCAACATGTCGAACGGTTGGTCAAGAAGCGACCGAACCAGGAGATTTCGATCACGCTGAATGGCATCGGAGAAGGTCATACGGCATTGCGAGGGGCCGCTGGCTTGGTCTTGTCCAGCCACCTGAAGCTCGTCATCTAG
- a CDS encoding extracellular solute-binding protein encodes MTFDIGNMSRRNMLKSASVAALLASSAGALVAPRRASAQDAKTIRVLSVEDPFFFSMKAMIPEFEKETGIKVELESLSYDALQTRLVSAFVAKTSDADVIAVDQMWLGQYLDNGWIISLNDYIAKDSDIDLADFIPEVLYSSNMWRGQIATLPVAAYAQGVMYRKDIFDSFGIAAPPTKASEDWTWTKYIETLKSLEGKSFGGKPLFPTVICGSQPSPITHMFTQLSASHGANWFKSFPGAPWDFSPQLTGPAWSKSLEVYRQLYKLSPPEAINYVWFDAGTRFAKGDIGMFYWWTPYFYLVKNSGYMTGKKSDVMDKYATAALPKADGVAQTVSLGGWSLGVPSSSDRQDNGYAFIKWATSKATQKKMAEWPDLNFQFSDFARKSLYEDADVKKIYSYLDVQYDMMKQGNGKITRPPVPGYTAVESVLGLTLNQLLTGSEDPKTALERANSLFESILKGNLMIPYQKESYADTLDGAKALIGKLGKA; translated from the coding sequence ATGACATTCGATATTGGAAATATGTCGCGCCGGAACATGCTGAAGTCGGCATCTGTCGCCGCTCTCTTGGCATCGAGCGCGGGCGCGCTTGTCGCGCCACGGCGTGCGTCTGCCCAAGACGCGAAGACCATACGCGTTCTGTCGGTCGAAGATCCATTCTTCTTCTCGATGAAAGCCATGATCCCGGAATTCGAAAAGGAAACGGGCATCAAGGTCGAGCTCGAAAGCCTCTCTTACGACGCGTTGCAGACCCGCCTTGTCTCGGCCTTCGTCGCCAAGACGTCGGACGCGGACGTCATCGCGGTCGACCAGATGTGGCTCGGGCAGTATCTCGACAACGGCTGGATCATCTCGCTCAACGACTACATCGCCAAGGATAGCGATATCGATCTCGCCGACTTCATTCCCGAGGTCCTCTATTCGTCGAACATGTGGCGCGGGCAGATCGCCACACTGCCGGTTGCGGCCTATGCGCAAGGGGTGATGTACCGCAAGGACATCTTCGACAGCTTCGGCATCGCCGCGCCACCGACAAAGGCCTCTGAAGACTGGACATGGACGAAGTACATCGAGACGCTGAAGTCGCTCGAAGGCAAGTCCTTCGGTGGCAAGCCGCTCTTCCCGACGGTGATCTGCGGATCGCAGCCGTCCCCGATCACCCATATGTTCACCCAGCTTTCCGCCAGTCACGGCGCGAACTGGTTCAAATCCTTCCCCGGCGCACCGTGGGACTTCTCGCCGCAGCTCACAGGTCCTGCCTGGTCAAAGTCGCTCGAGGTCTACCGGCAGCTTTACAAGCTCTCGCCGCCCGAGGCGATCAATTACGTCTGGTTCGATGCCGGCACCCGTTTCGCCAAGGGCGATATCGGCATGTTCTACTGGTGGACGCCGTATTTCTACCTGGTCAAGAACTCCGGCTACATGACCGGCAAGAAGTCCGATGTCATGGACAAGTATGCGACCGCAGCCCTGCCGAAGGCAGATGGCGTGGCGCAGACAGTCAGCCTCGGCGGCTGGAGCCTTGGCGTCCCGTCGAGTTCCGACCGGCAGGACAACGGTTACGCCTTCATAAAGTGGGCGACGTCAAAGGCGACCCAGAAGAAGATGGCTGAGTGGCCGGACCTCAATTTCCAGTTCTCGGATTTTGCCCGCAAGTCGCTCTACGAAGACGCGGACGTCAAGAAGATCTATTCATACCTCGATGTCCAGTACGACATGATGAAGCAGGGCAACGGCAAGATAACGCGTCCGCCGGTTCCGGGTTATACCGCGGTCGAAAGTGTGCTCGGCCTGACGCTCAACCAGCTTCTGACCGGCAGCGAAGATCCGAAGACCGCGCTGGAGCGCGCCAACAGCCTCTTCGAAAGCATCCTCAAGGGCAATCTGATGATCCCCTACCAGAAGGAAAGCTACGCTGACACGCTCGACGGCGCCAAGGCGCTGATCGGCAAGCTCGGCAAGGCGTAA